ggagAGAGTTTATATATTAGCATtaatcaatattgccgcccctcccctccaaaaaagccccaaatctactcaaactatatttccgtgtacatactatatacattaatgattaattccacatagacaataaacatgtatacattaacagcattcaatattgccgcctctaccaaaagctaacccaaaccagaattaaaaattttttacatctgcgccgcctccgaaaaaggtgcattgctttaaatatgatgtatttaataatttaaccaaattcatcaaacgatggtgaataacaatgcagtctaaatagaaattatttcacacttttcactgcattttcccatacttttaagcaattatacctagagctagtgcgtattcatatacattaactagaaattatttcatactttcactgcattttcccatacttttaagcatttatatctagagctagtgtgtattcatataaattaactagaaattatttcatgcttttctctgcacctttttcgaagtcggttaaatttttctccaaaaaattattttatgtcgtaATCTTCTGTACTCGTGCGAGATCCCTTAATCCTTGATCGGGTATTCCTTCTATGATGTATTGTATGATTTCCGTATCACCAATTGGGACGCGGTATCCCAATATGACTTTTTGATGCACATATTCACTGAAAGCCTCTTCTCTTTTCCAGACACGCGCCTCAAAACGTCGTCTTAACTCAAGAATGTTCTCAGGATGGTGAAACATTTCTCGTAAATTGTTCCGTAGTTCTTCTATTGACATCGCAATGTTCTCGGGTCTTGAATGTAACCACTCAAGTGCATTTCCTTTTAAACGTGATCCCATCAACAATTTGGTCATATCATCCGTCAGTTGATATGTCGTTCTTAGGGTTCGAACTTGACGTTCCCATGTGATAAAAGTATTGCTACTTCCGTCAAAATAACTTAGTAAATCCGCAATAGCGGATATATTTACCGGTTGCGGTCGTCTTTGCACTATCGATAATCTAGCTGGTTCTTCTAACTCGCCTCTGTCAAGGTTGAGCCTTTGCATTTCCCGAAGTAGCTCAATTTGTGGACGGGCTAATTCAAGCTCTCGTTCTGCCAATTGTTTTTCCCTTTGCGAGAGTTCGATTTCCCGTCGCATCTGCGCCAAATCACTCGTCGCGTCTCCTACCGCACTTATGTTGTTTTCATTTACGCAGTTCATCTGTATCTCTAACCATTCGTCGTTCGGATCGGCTTCGGTCAAACGCAGAATCAGTTCCGCTTTTGTGCCCGATATTGGGAGTCCCTTTTCCCGTAACTTCTCCTTCAGCCCTGCGACGCAGAAATCATTCGGATCTCTCActattgtattcattttttcgtttaccTCACTGCGAACAGATACTTTTGACACTCGCCTTCACGGTACGCACACTACACTTGCACTTAAACAAATTCTGTTCTCGAAATGTTCAcactatgtattttttatgacTTGGATTAAATTGGACGAGCCCCCAATTTGTAGGAAAAGGATGATAAAGTTTATCGATGGGTTGGGtttaatagtattttaatgaaaaaaaagaaaagaacacaCAACTGATTAAACGCTCACTACAACTTGCCTCTCGGAAATCTCATCGACGACTGACTTCAAAACTAAACCCCGCGTAGCAACGCACGTTGCTTTTTCGTTCGGTCGTCTCAACAATCGGGCGGCACAGTTTAAAACAAACGCTCCACGCAGTAGatcacacacacacgcacactgACATACATTCACACactacaatattaaaaaatatcgatccGAAGAGAGAGCTATTTACTACCTAGACGAGACGTGGATGAACTCTGGCGATGTAAAAAGAAGACTGTGGCAGAATACATCAGTGTCAACAAAGAGGAATGCTGAGGAAAGGAGTCTGTCGACGGGAATTCCGGACCCTCCCAATAAGGGGAAACGCTTCATCGTTCTTCACATCGGGTCGGCAGATGGATTCGTTCCTGGAGAACTCCTCTGTTTCGAGTCGAAGAAAAAATTCTCCCGATTATCACGACGAAATGAATGGAGATACATTCTTCGATTGGTTTCGTAATATTTTGCTCATGCTAAGAGATGGAGCTGTCATAGTGATGGACAATGCCCCGTATCATAgcattaaaatggaaaaatactCAAATATAACGTGGAGAAAAAATTACATGATTACGTGGCTTGTCAGTAAGGGGGAAAAAGTGGAACCATATATCGTGAAGGTGCAGTTATTAGATTTAGTTAAAAAGCATAAGAAACAACAGAATTATGTTATTGATGAATACGCCAAGCAAGATGTCCACGAAATGTTGCGACTTCCCCCGTACCACTGTGAATTAAACCCCATCGAATTAGCATGGTCATATATTAAAGAATACGCAAGAGCACGTAATGTGACATATAAGTTGCCAGACGTGTGGCAACTTATATATGAAGCCATCGAGAATGTATCTCCAGTGATGTGGCAGAATTTTGCTAGAGGATGGGGCTGAACGGGTGGATTCATCGGCCCCGTCGTCAGACTCCGAAACCGAGTCAGAGTAGATTTCTCGGTGGCCGTGTAACGAAAAACTGCAGATTTCGCGAAGTGATAGGTTCGATTTGGAATTAAACGACGTCACTTATGTGTTTGCTGAAAGGCGTTGTCacttttaataacatttaaagtACAATAAAACAAACGATAACTTAGatcaaatacaattaaaacagaaaagtTAAAAACCGAAATAGCACGGTGTAGTCGAGTATTGACACGGTTTTACTTTTTAGATATAAACTTGTTGTCTCGGAAATAACGGGTTAGCACGTCTTAAGCGAAACAGTATCTGGTTTTTGCTTTAAAGGTAAACCGTTCATATTGGAGACACAATAACACGGTAGGGGAAGAGCGGAACGATAATCAGCTGTAGTCGCTGGACTCGAGCCGTCAATCCCCACTCGTTTCCCCTTTTACATCTATTGCCAACGAAGAAACCTCGGTTTTAGCTGATTGTTTCGCAACATTCCGCCAGTCTTTGTTAGTTCTACTAACAAATAACTCCTTAAAACTAATATATCAACTTAAAGGAAACTAAATGACAagtataaaacaattaaacattAGAGCGCGATTTTCCTATTCCGCATTTGAAGGAAAGAGACATAGTTTTATGATCGGCCGAGTAAGAAGACTAGTGACTGTTCGAACTGTAGCAACGCGAACCTTGCCGTCAGTGCTCGAATGCACTTTCTCGACGCGACCAAGAGGCCAACATGTTGGAGGTGTATGTTCGTTATGCAAAATACAAAGATCGCCAGGTTTTACATTCTCGCTTACCTTAAACCATTTGCTTCGACTCTGCAGCGTTCGCAAGTATTCAATTGACCATCGCTCCCAAAAGTGGTCTCGCATTTGCTGCAGTAGTAGCCAGCGGTTCAATCGAGACGGTGCAACGTCAGACAGGGAGGGCTCTGGTATAGCGGTAAGAGGTGATCCCACCAAGAAATGGCCAGAAGTCGTAATTCCTCGTAAATTCctcgaaaattaataacgattcTCCGACCACACGACGCAGATGATGCTTTACGGATTACCACCGCCGCCTCCCAGAGACCTCCAAAGTGGGGAGCAGCGGGTGGATTAAATATCCAGCGCGTACCGATATCCCCAAAGGTTCGAGTTATAGTACGCATTTCGAGACTAGAAGCTGAGAGTAAACGTCGGAGTTCTTTATCAGCACCAACGAAGGTAGTTCTGCAGTCGCTACGTAATGACGAGCAGAGTCCGCGACGCGATATAAACCGCCGGTAAGCGGCGATGAAAGCATCGGAAGTATAATCAGATACTAATTCTAAATGTACGGcgcgagttttttttttatttatttattttaagcatTTAAATCCTTCTGGGTCTATTTTGCTTTACAGgaataatacaattgaatACCATAGTATATAATACGTTAGTAATACCATAAGGATGCAATATAATACAAGTAAATCAAATAACAAGATCCGTCAACACTAAATgtgtaaattacaatttttgaaaaaggaattGATACTTATACAAGCTTTAGTATTAGGCTTCGCTATGAGTGTGTCTATATTAACAGGTAGTTGAAGGCCCACACTGAGTTGGGAATTCGTTAGTTTACATCTTTGTGCATTATACAATTCGCATTGCCATATTATGTGATCAAGAGTTTCGCATCCCTGACCACATTTACATTGGCTGTCATTAATAATACCTACCCGCTCTAGTGAGGCAGCTCGGTTATAATGATCGGAATGCATTCTGTTTACTGTAACAACTAGgctgaaaattttttttatctcggtgggaatttgaaaaagaaattgaaaaagaagtcagaaaaaagaaagaagcaaaaaagaaacgaagaaaaaaatgaaagaaagaagttGTGCAATGtctgtttaatataattaaattgttattgacaaactataatgacgtaagtttttataaaagcttgtagaaaaCTCCTTTCACATcatgacttctttttcaaagcgataaaaaacataaaaattgcacaatattgtataaaaataatcttaatatataaaaaggtagtttccataacaaaacatcatacaaacggaagaaaaagtaaaaaaaaaataagagacttctaccgggatcgaaccgcTTCCAGCGCAAAAGATTGCCTTCGTAATATGGCACTCTATTGATTGTCCCACACTGCTTCTATAATACCTCCGACTCTTATATGGTTgacactcgtcaatcgaaatttagctatttttaaaaatttatttctcgaaaacgaaagagagtcgcgccttctcacttgcagagattgtcctacatacccttctttacatatgaaaaaatttgattaaataattcggggTACACTAGGCGATGTCTCCTTATAAGCTATGTGAACGTGGGACctgacttaaaaaattaactttttttacggaaaatgatagtatttcgtttgtagtttcatcaattgataaataaaaaaaaattctaacaacctaatactacaatcgaaacgaaacactatcattttccgtaaaaaaaagttaattttttagcaGTTGGGTGTCAGGTTCACATACCCTAGTAGCATAAAACattgaatacatattcatccaataaaagagattgaatcttatataaatatacacatgatgtttattctagatttagaaaaaaatatttttttttttaagtataaaatgaatatctattcaatatttagaatggaatagtttttcccaaatataaaatacatatttatttgatattcatgacaaaatattttttcacgaatataaaatagatattcatttgatattcgcaacaaaatattatttcccgaatataaaatatatatttatttaatattcgcaacaatatattttttccagaatataaaatatatattcatctgatattcaaattcccaccgagataaaaaaaattaaaataacttgttttaattgaatccaatcacaagaaataaagtaatagaagtaaaatctatgaataaatgaaacacaatataaaatagatttaatttttttttgaatctcTTAATTTCCAGGATTTATTCAACATCGcccgaatattcaatacgcatcttctaaacataaatttcacattatccgaatattttttaaacgcttcttttaaaatatttatgggaaataggaaacattaataatggatttttcaggatatgtaagtatcagtttttataatcaattagtatcttaaacttctttatttttataaatgaaatcagggtgtacagggtgtataaaaattattggtcaccactttcaggggttattgtacacatctggatcggtggacatttgcaaagaaaacCGTCCTcaaaatccattatgaccTCAAAGTTTGAGGTCaaagtgttttttaattttaaaaaattctactcgaggggtaggtaaaaagcttcaaaggagCCACATGCCGGAGACGAACCGttgtcgcgtaaaaaattcttgaagttttccaaattctcgatAGTGCGGAGCAACTCACGAGGCGCCGCAGCGGCGCCGAGGGTCCTCCAACCTAGCTCCTATTTGTATATGCACGCGCGATGGTGAAGTGTGACCGTACTACACAAACGTAATACGCAGCGCGGAACAGAATACTACTACTTCCTTCCTAAATTTCTGGAGCCAACTGTGTCGCTTCAGCTTGTATCTGCCCTGAACTTAGCCTTGAAGTAACTCGCTCCATTAACCCATTTGCATCTGTGTACGCTGCAGAATGTATTGCGCTAAATGATGCTTTCGATATTGCTCTGGAACATCAACATCTCAGCTTTCATATATTCTCCGACTCACTCAGTGCACTTCTGGCTTTAGAAAGCACCAAAGTAGATACTAAAACTAACTTATTCATCctggaaattaaaagaaaatacaacctGCTGATCAATAGTGATCATAATAGCTTCATCAAACTGTTTTGGATTTCATCACATTTTGGAATTAAAGGCAATGAAAATGTGGACAGGGCAGCTAAATTGGCAACGTCAATGAACACCGTAAACATTCATGCGATTCCATACACTGACCTATTCGAGaagtttaaaaaacaaactaaagaTCGTACTTTCGAAATCATAAAAAATCAAGGTCtcgttaaaggaaaaaaattctttcaaaaagtttttaatgaaagttcAGTTCCCTGGTCCGCCCACTTAAAACTTGGGAGAAGCCTAGAAGATCCCAAGAACGAGTCacagataagctgggacgtaacacACTGAAGGAAgaaatatacagtatatgttgTTGAGAAGAAATTATACTATATGGCAATAACGAGCACCTCCATCTAGTTTTTCTCCGCTGCCACATATCTAATGGtaataccatttctatgcagagagTAGGCTGCAGTAATACCGACCTGCCGAATCGGAGAGATCACGTGCCGTGTCTACCCCCTTAATGGCTCTGAAGGTGAGACAGTTTCGATTGGTTAAGATTTTGGCCATAAAACAGTAACATAGTTGTGAAGCGCGCTCTTTAATCAGAGACAGCTTGGATTGTCCTATCAAGATATTAAGTGGAGTGGTTTTACGGTATCCTAAAGCCAGCCTAATCGCGGTATTTTGAATGCTTTCTAATTTTGCAGTCAGGAGTTTTTGAGAAGggaaaaagataaaagatcCATAATCTATAATGGACCGAATGAAACTTTTGAATAGCGTGATAAGCGTTTCCGGATCGGACCCCCACCATGTTCCACGAAGatatttgattatattaaGAGCTCTGGAACATTTCTTTATGACTCAATCAATGTGCATTTTAAACAGAAGTCTATAGTCAAAGATAATCCTTAAAAAGCGAACGGATTCACTAGAGTCTATACTGCAATTACGAAGTTTAATTTGTGTGGTACTTGGCAGTattcttttattgttaaaacGAATTAGTTTGGTTTAATGCGAAGTGAGGGTTAGTCGAATATGGTGGAGATTCTTGCTAATTATGTTGATGGCATTAGTTAATGTACTCTGGGctcttttgattttttttaatttcacatgtATTGCGATATCATCTGCAAATTGTGAAATATAGACATTGAGAAGTAGATTTCTTGTTATGTTCGAGACATACAGAATCTACAGCGATCTCTTCTGCCCGTGGACTGAGCACTCCACC
This portion of the Hylaeus volcanicus isolate JK05 chromosome 4, UHH_iyHylVolc1.0_haploid, whole genome shotgun sequence genome encodes:
- the LOC128875051 gene encoding uncharacterized protein LOC128875051 codes for the protein MNGDTFFDWFRNILLMLRDGAVIVMDNAPYHSIKMEKYSNITWRKNYMITWLVSKGEKVEPYIVKVQLLDLVKKHKKQQNYVIDEYAKQDVHEMLRLPPYHCELNPIELAWSYIKEYARARNVTYKLPDVWQLIYEAIENVSPVMWQNFARGWG